ACTTAATATAGGAGGTGAGCATGTTTGACATAGCAGATGAACTCTTTCAGGGACCTGTGATAAAGGTTATAGGTGTAGGCGGTGGTGGTGGAAATGCAGTAGCGAGAATGTACGAAATGGGAATAGAAGGCGTTGATTTTATAGTTGTCAATACGGATGCTCAGGTTCTTTCAAAGCTTCCTGTTCCTATAAAGGTTCAGATTGGAGAAAAGCTCACAAAGGGGCTTGGAGCTGGTGGCAAACCGGAAATTGGTGAGCAGGCTGCATTAGAGGACGAACCGAAAATCAGGGAGGTTTTAGAAGGTTCAGACATGGTCTTTATAACTGCAGGTATGGGAGGAGGAACGGGAACGGGAGCTGCTCCAATTGTTGCAAAAATTGCAAAGGATATGGGAATACTTACAGTAGGTGTTGTTACACGTCCCTTTGACTTTGAGGGTAGAAGGAGAATGGAGTTTGCAGAAGTTGGAATAAGGAGGTTGAAGGAGTTTGTTGATACCCTAATGGTAATTCCGAACCAAAAGCTTTTGACAATTGCGCCTAAGGATATGAACATACTCAACGCTTTTAAATTGGCTGATAACGTTCTGTACCAGGCAGTTAAGGGTATAACGGAAGTCATAACAAAGGCAGGCCTCATAAACCTTGACTTTGCAGACGTTAAGTCTGTAATGCACAGCGGCGGATATGCACTTATAGGAATAGGGGAGGCAAGTGGAGAGGACAGAGCTCTCACTGCAGCCCGTAAGGCTATAGACAATCCTCTTTTGGAAAATGTTCAGGTTGAAGGGGCAAGCAGAATTTTGGTCAACATAAGTGGAGGAAGTGACTTAACGTTGGATGAGGCTTACGCTGCTGCCGGTTTGATAAAGGAGAGAGCTAAGAGGGACGATACAAACTTCTTCTTCGGTGTTACCCTTTCAGAGGAATTAGAGGGTTCCATACAGGTTACCGTTATTGCCACAGGCTTTGACGAAAAGGGAAGACCCGTTATTTCTGGTTTCTCCGACCTCGTCTCTAAAAGTGAGTCTACTACACCATTTCAGGCAAAGGAGGCTACAGAAGTTTTAGATTTAGACATATCTAAACTTTTAGAAGAATTAAACGAAGATTAAATATGAGGGGAAAGAATGGAAAGGGGATTACTCAAAGAACTACAGAGTTTGCTCTCTTTGATTGAGGATTTTAAGAGGGACTTGTCAGAGATTTCCTCTAAAAAGGAGGGATTAAAGGCTGTTAGTAAACATATAGATGAATCTATCTCAGAAAGTGAAGAGGCAGTTAAAAAGTTGATTGATATGATTAGTAAAGCCTTAGATGAACTGAACGAACTTAAATTAGTAGTAGAAAAACTTGGAGATAGAGACAGGGAAATTGCTGAAGAGAAGATAAACAATCTTATTTCTATCTTGACGAACTCTCTAACTTTTCTTGAATTTCAAGACATTTTGGCTCAAAGACTTTTAAAGATAAAAAAATTTCTAAGTGATTTAGAAAAAAGTATACTTAAAATGATAATTACAGCTGGATTGGAGGATGAAAAATATTTATCGAAGAAAAAAATTCAGGAAAAACTTGAGGAACTCGAATGGAAGAAGGAAGTTTCTCAAGAAGAGATAGATGAAATAATGAAGGAATTTGGCCTATAGAGGATAAGAAATGAAAGCTAATATTCCCGATGAACTTAAGGAGATTTTAGAAGAGTTTTTAATAGAGGCTGAGGAAATTCTGGAAAATTTAGACCAAGATTTAGTAGAGTTAGAGTCGAATCCTAACGATAAAGAGCTCTTAAACAAAATATTTAGAGGTATGCATACCCTTAAAGGGGGAGCAGGCTTTTTAAATCTTACTCCCATTGTGGAGATAGCTCATAGAATCGAGGACATTTTCAATAAGCTAAGAAACGAAGAAATGGTATTAACACCGGAGATTATGGACGTTATTCTTGAGGGAATAGATAAATTAAAGGAATCCCTCACTATGTTAAAGGAAGACGGGGAGCTCCCCGATTTAGAGGAAATAGAAGACCTTTTATCTAAGCTCGATTCTATTCTCAAGGGAGAAGAAAAACAAGAAAAAAAGGAAGGAAATGTTAACTCTTCTAAAGAAGGAGAGGAAATAGAATTTGTTGATGGTATTTCAGAAAAACTCAAGGAACTTATTTTGAAGTATCCAGATAAAGATTTGGCTGGAATTCTAGATGAAATAATACTCATGCCTCCTGACGAAAGGCCTATGGACGTTATTCCAGAAATAGAGAAATTAATTGAGGAAGGAAAGGACGTTAAGGACATAATAGTTAAAAAGAAAAAAGAAGAAAAGCCCGTATTAGAACAGGAAAGTCAAGTAAAAAAAGAAGTGAGTAAGAAAGAGGAAAGAAAAACAACCAAGAAAGAAAAAAAGAGTACAAAAGTAAGTTCCGAAACAATAAGAGTTGATGTTGAAAGGGTTGAGAACTTAATGAACTTAGTCGGTGAGATTGTCCTTGATAGGAATAGAATCTTGAAAGTAACAGCCGATGTTGAAAGGGACTGTAGAAGCGAGACAGTAGAGAAGTTAGTGGAAGCCGTGACGAGTCTTGACAGGACAGTGAGCGACCTTCAGGTCGCAGTTATGAAACTTAGAATGCAACCAATAAAGAAGATTTTCAGCAAGTTCCCTCGTTTGGTTAGAGACCTTGCAAGAAAACTAAATAAAAAGGTTCAACTTGTTATCGAAGGTGAAGATACAGAACTTGACCGTTCAATTCTTGATAAACTTGAAGACCCTCTAATTCACCTTATTAGGAACTCTTTAGACCACGGAATTGAACCTCCGGAAGAGAGGATTGCAAAGGGAAAACCGGAGGTAGGCACAATAAGGCTTTTTGCCTATCATGAGGGAGACCACATCGTTGTTGGAATTGAAGATGATGGAAGGGGAATAGACCCTGAGAAAATTAAGAAGAAAGCTGTTGAAAGGGGACTAATTACCCCTGAACAGGCAGCTCAGATGAGCGATAAGGAAGCTTACGAGCTTATATTCCTTCCTGGATTTTCCACTGCTGAGAAAGTTAGCGATGTTTCAGGACGTGGTGTTGGAATGGATGTTGTTGCAAGTACGATACATTCTCTAAGAGGTTCAATAGAGATTGATAGTAAGTTAGAAAAAGGAACTAGAATAGTCCTAAAACTACCATTAACTGTAGCTATCATAAGAACCTTAATGCTTGGTTGTAAAGGACAGGTCTATGCCGTTCCTCTCCACTCCGTTGTGGAAATAGTAAGGTACAACGAAAACTTGGTAAAGGACGTAGGAAATTTCAGAAGCTTTATGCTGCGTGATGAGGTTTTACCACTCTTCTCCTTAAACGAGTTACTTGAAGTTCCTGACGATGATGAAAAGTCGTTCGTTGCAATTGTAAAAGTAGCAGAGAAATTAATAGCCATTTCAATATCAAAGCTTTTTGGAGAGGAAGAAATAGTTATCAAGTCCCTCGGAGAGCTCTTAGCCGATATTCCAGGAATTGCAGGTGCTACGATAGCTGGAGATGGAAAGGTTGTTCTCATACTGGACCTAAACTCTCTCGTTTCAGATTACAAGGCCAAGCTTTTAGGAGTAAAGAATGGCTGAAGATAAAGAGTTGAAAATATTGGGAGTAGAGGAATTAATAGGAGAAACTCATGAAAAGGAAGTCCAAGTAATTGCTTTTAAATTGAACAAGGAATTGGTGGGCGTACCTATCGAACAGATTATTGAAATTACGATTAATAGAGATATAACTCCAGTTCCTAAAGCTCCTTCCTTCGTTATAGGCGTTATGAATTTAAGGGGTAAGATTGTTCCAGTTATTAATTTAAAGGAGCACCTGCGGATTCCTTATCAAATACCTGAAAACATATATGAGAATAACAAAATAGTTATTTTGGATACTCCAAAGGGAGAAGTTGGAGTTGTCGTTGATGAAATTATAGGGTCTATTAAGTTTCCAGAAGGAGATTTACTTCCAGAACCTATAGGAACAATAGGTATAGATGTTAAATTTATTACCGGTGTAGTTCAACTTGAAGACGAGCTATTAATAATACTTAACGTTGAATCTATTTTTAGTGAGGAGGGATAGATGTTCTGCTCTTGGGAAAAGAGAGAAATTGAAAGATTAAGAAAAGAAATAGAAACGTTAAAAATAGAAAATGCTCAAATTAAAAAAAATTATGAAGAGTGTGAAAAAGAAAGAAAGGAACTTCAAGATGAGGTTAAAAGACTTTCTCAAAGTAACATTGAACTACTTAGAAAAACTGAAGAACTTCAGAAACAGGTAGAAGAAAAAGAGAACGATATCTTCATGTACCAACAAATTCTGGATTCTTTAATGGAGGAGGCAATCTTCCTTGCAACGCCGGAGTTTAAACCGGGAAGAGAAGGAAATGAAATTGTTTATGCAAACAGAAGAGCTTTCGAGATAGTAAACAAGTGGAGGGATGTATTTATTAGTGAATTCGGTATAAATCCTGACAAGCTAATTGGAACGAGCATACACGTTTTCCATAAGGACCCTGAAAGGGTTAAAGAGCTCCTAAAAGAGACAAGGCCTGGAGAACATAAGAAAAATGCTGATATTCCTATCGGTCCTTACGTTATGGCATCGTATCGCCATGCAATAGCGAATAGAGACGGCTCTGTTCGTTACTACATGGCAACCTGGAAAGATGCTACTGCAGATAGGGAGGTAAAGGAGCAGCTTGAAAAGGCCAGAAAAATGTTTCTTCAGAACCTGAAGGCAACTAAGCAATCTCTCGTTAACAACTTAGAAACGATTGTATCAATTTCTCTTGCAATTAAAGAATTGAGAGATGTTATCAAACTTTCTAAAAAGCAGATGTCTTCGACTGAGGAGATAGAGGAAACTGTAAATAAGTTGATAGAAGTTTCCAATAGATTAATGGAAAACTATAAATTTGTTCTTTCAAAACTTGAGGAAGCTGAAAAGAAAACCTTTGAGTCTATAGACCAAATGGAATATATAAGAAGTATAACCAAACAGATGGAAGAGGTTGTTAAGGCTCTGCAGTCTCAAACGGAGCAAATAGATAGGGTTGTTGAAGTTATAACGTCGATTACTGAGCAGACAAACTTACTTGCACTGAATGCAGCAATAGAGGCCGCAAGGGCAGGAGAAGCTGGTAGGGGATTTGCAGTTGTTGCTGATGAGGTTAGGAAGTTAGCTGAGAGAACTAATAAATCTGCTATTGAAATTAGAGAAGTTGTAAAGAATATGAGAGAACAAATGTCAAAAACCGCAGAGATAACCCATAAGAGCGTTAAAGCTGTTGATGAAGGAATGAGCATCTTTAAGGATAACCAAGAGACGTACAAATCTCTTAAAATGTCTTCTGAAAGTGTGTTAGGTGTAATAAATGACCTTTCCAAAATAGTTTCTGTTCAAAAGAACAACATTGAGGATATTGTTAAAAATATTCACAGAGTTAATGATATTATCTCTGAAGTAAGAAATCACTCAGAAATTGTTATTAAAATTGCAGAGAAAACTGATACAAGTCTACACAAGATTTGGGAGACATTTTACATTGTAAATCTTGGAGATGCTTCCGTTCTGTTTGATAAGCTATCGAAGTTAGGGGAATTTGCAGGAAAGGTTAACGATACAGTCAAGGCTAAATTTATAGATGGAATGAATCCTGATATTTCGCTTCTATCTGAAGTTGATTCTCTTGTAAAAGAGTTAAGTCCACAAAATAAAGAAATTTCAAAGCTCTTAGATAAATATCCTTCAATTGAAAAATACTTTTTAGATGTTGAAGATTCACTTTTTGAAGTAAAACTCCTTTTAAAGGAGCTTTTTGTTGCGATGAACTGTGATAATACTAACGAAATTAAAAATAAGGAGAAAGAGATAGCCAAACTTGTAGATAAGTTGTCATCAAGCGTAATTGGAGCTATATCAGAAATATTAAACACAGTATCAAAAAGTTAAAAGGACTGAATAATGGCTAAGAAAGAGCTCTTACCAAAAATTCTGGAAACAGGAGCCAACGAACTTGAGATAATAGATTTTCGAATGTATGAGGTTCTTGATGATGGCTCCATCTATGAATGGATATTGGGGGTAAACGTAGCTAAGGTTAAGGAAGTTATTTTTAAACCTAAGGATATTATAAAAGCTCCAGGACTTCCTTCGGAAGCTGAAGGATTGGCAAAAATAAGAGGTCAGATGGTTCCAATCATTAATCTGGCAAAATGGATGAAGATTAAGGAACCTCCAAATGCAGGAAAGTATGTAATAGTAATGGAATTTTTGAGAGAGACTGTTGGGGTTATAGTTCATGAAGCAAAGAGAATTAGGAGAATTAGGTGGACGGATATTAAGAGACCACCTAAAAGTATTGACGAGAAGTTAGGAGGAAAAGTAATAGGAGTTGTTGAAATAGAGGATAATAAACTCCTCCTACTTCTTGATTTTGAAGGAATACTTGATGAACTGGGAATGATTAAGATATTTGGAATGGAAACAACTGCTGAGGCGGAGAATATAGAGAGGAAGGGACACTTTAAAATACTGATACTCGATGATAGTCCAGTTGCCAGGAAGATTATAAGGAGAATTCTTGAATCTGATGGACACACTGTTATTGAAGCACAAAATGGAATAGAAGGGTTAAAAATCCTTCACCAGTGGCTTGAGGAGGCTAAAAGGGAAGGAAGAGACATTACAGACTATGTCCAATTGATAATTTCTGATGTCGAAATGCCTGGAATGGATGGATTAACCTTTACAAAGAAAGTTAAGGAAGACCCTGAACTTTCTAAACTACCTGTAATTATTAATACCTCTCTTAGCGATAGGGCTAACGTTGATAAAAGCAAACTTGTTGGAGCAGATGCTCATCTTGTAAAATTTGATGCACCTGATTTACTAAAACTTGTGCATCAATATGCAATTAAGAAGTAAAGGAGGATTTAATGGTTATTCCTGAAGATATTAACATCTTAGTAGTTGATGACATGGCAGCTATGAGGAAAATTTTAAGGACCCTCCTAACCCAGTTGGGATTTAAAAACATAGATGAAGCTGAGGATGGAAAACAGGCTCTGGAGAAATTGAGACAGAATCCAGATAAATACGGTCTTGTTATTACAGATTGGAACATGCCAAATATGACTGGAATAGAGCTTGTTCAGGCGATTAGGAGTGATAAGAGACTAAAACACCTTCCAATTTTGATGGTAACAGCTGAAGCTAAAAAGGAAAACGTCCTTACAGCAATAAAGGCTGGAGTTAACAACTACATTGTTAAACCTTTTACGGCTGAAACACTAAAGGAAAAGATAGAAGCTATCTTTAAATCACTTAAAAAGTAACTAATTCAACGAGTGGAGCCGAAGGATTACCTTTTTAATCCTCTCACTTATCGGCTCCCCTTTTGGGATTTTAATTCTATAGCTTCCAATTTTGTTCACTAAACACGTATCCTCTCTTGAACTTGTAATGAAAACTTCATCTGCATTTAGAACATCCTTCAGTTTAAAAAAACCCTCAACAATGGGTAATCCCATTTCTTTACAGATATCCCTTATAAACTCCCTCCTTGTTCCCCTTAAACAGCCACACATTAAGGAGGGGGTAAAGAGAATACCATCCTTGAAGAAAAATATGTTGGCAAAAGCAGTTTCTGAAACAAAACCCTTTTCGTCGAACAGTAGTGCCTCATCGTAACCAAACCTCTTAGCCTCATCAATAGCAGTGAGGGAGTCCATAATGTCAATCGTTTTGTGCTCAGATAGGATAGAGTAACTTCTCCTTACAGAGTAAACTGGAAAGAGAGAAACAAACTTTCTCTTTTTACAGTCTCTCACCGAGATTTCAAAATTTCCACGTTTATAGAGTGTAAACCTTACAAGCTTTGTGCCATGAGGGGCTCCCTCCACTAAAACTCTATCAAACTCCTCCCTACTTAGTTTTAAAGGAATATCCAAAAAGAAGGAGCTCCTCCTTAACCTGCTGTAGTGGTAATCAATTAAAACAGGTTTCCCACTTTCAACCCTTACAGTTTCAAATATTCCAAATCTCTCCATTACGGTGCGTCAAACCCCGGAATTCTCGGAACCTTTTTAAGTTTGCTTGCCTTGTAGTACCATCCCCAAATTTTTTTGAGAGTATGACCAACAAACGGAAGCGGTAGCATGATAGACCTTTTATCATCCCTGTAAACCAGAGCTCCACTCATCCAGCATGGTCCCATATCCATTAGACAGAGAATGTGGAGGTGGTGAATGTACTCCTCCCTCTTAGGGTCTCCTTTAACCTTATTTTCAAGGTTCCTTGCAACGATTCTTCCCATGACCTCTGCAATGTGTCCCTGTTTTGCCTTCCACTGGGGCCCTTCAAAAGCTGCACTATCGCCAATAGCCCAAACCGTTTCGTTCGTCCCAACAACTGCACACGTTGGCTCTATCTTTACAAATCCGGCTTCGTTCAACGGAAGGTCTGAATTTTTAAAAACAGGATGACCGTCAGTTGCAGGGATGAACATTGTTAAGTCAGTCCTTAAGAAGGAGTCATCCTCAAAGAGAACTCCGTCTGGCTTAAACTCCTTTATTTTCTTTCCAAAGTGCCTCTTAATTCCCAACTTATCGAGCATTCTGTAGGCTCTTTCTGCATTCTTTTCTCCAAGTCTTACTCCGGGCTTTGGCATGGGAGCAAAGAAGTGAAGTTCAAACTTATCCCTAATTCCCTTTTTCTTAAAGTAGCAGTCCAAATTGAAAACAAACTCAAATGCTGGCCCTCCCCTCACTCCGCAAGGGTCCTTGGGATTTCCTCCAAAACCCGCAGCAATTATTCCTCCTCCCCTCTCAATGAGCTGGTCGATTTTCTCCCTAAGTTTTAATGACTCTTCAGGCCTACCACATATAGAGAGGAAGTTCTCACTCCCCTTGTGTTTGACCTTTGTTCCTCCCAGAGCAATGACTAAGTAGTCGTAGTCCTTAACAGTTCCATCCTCAAGATATACCCTCTTCTCTGCCGTTGAAATTCTCTCAACCTTCCCAATGGTCAGCTTAAACCCGTTAACTTTTGCTATTTCCTCAAGGGGAAGTGTTACATCCTCCCATTCGTACTCGTGGGTTGGAATCCATATTGAAATAGGATATATGTAAAGGTAGTCCCTGTCGGAAATGAGCTCTACATCAAAACACTTGTGGCATAGTGCAAAAGCTGCCTCAACTCCCCCTATTCCTCCCCCTAATACCAAAACTTTTGGAGCTCCCATTTCTCCTCCATTAATTGCATTTCAAGAATTAAATTATATCCAAATTTATTTGTTTAATCGATACTGTGCATGTTTCTCAAGGGCATACTTTATCCTGTTGAGTTGATTGAACTTTTTTTTCTTGATTTCACTTATTGCCCCTTTCGTTATCTCCCTTAGCTGAAGGGAAGAGAGTCTGTTCCAATCAATCTCCCCTTCCCTTTTGCAGTTTTCACAGACGACTCCCCCTTCCTCAAAGGAAAATCCGGAAATTCCCTTAGAGCCACACCTAACACAGCTGAAGAGCCTTGGGAATATTCCCTCAATGTAGAGGAACTTTGACAGGAAAGCCACGTAGGAGAGCTCAAAATAATTATTTAAACGTAAGTAAGTTCTTATTAAGTTAAAAAGCTTTTTACTTGGCTGTAACTCGTAAGGGTAGATTAGCTTTGAGATTTTGGACCTATAAATCAATTCATCGAAGGTCTTTGGGAAGTTTTCCTCTATTAGCTTTGCCCCTTTCAACTCCCACCTATCTTCCTTTTGAAGTAATTCAAACTCGCTTACAGAGAAGGGTTCATACTTCAACGGAAACTGTGAATTATCGAGCTTAAAGACAAGATTAACCCTACCCAACCTATCCGTATAGAGGGATACGTATCTCAACCTATCTCCTAAGTTTTTACTCCTTAGAACAATTCCCTTTACCTTCATTAAACGTTAAACCTAAAGTAAATTATGTCCCCATCCTGAACTTCGTAATCTTTTCCTTCAAGCCTCATAAGCCCCTTCTCTCTGCAGGCCTGAAGTGAACCCTCTCTGATTAAATCCTCGTACTTTATGACCTCAGCTCGGATAAATCCTCTCTCAATGTCTGAATGAATCTTTCCGGCCGCCTGAGGTGCCTTTGTTCCCTTTCTTACCGTCCAGGCCTTAACCTCTGGCTCTCCTGCCGTGAAAAAGGTTATAAGGTTGAGGAGTTTGTATCCTTCCCTTATAACTGAGTTAAGTCCAGGCTCCTCCAATCCAAGTTCCTTGAGGAATTCCTCCTTCTCCTCTGGAGGGAGCTCTGAGAGTTCCGCCTCAATCTTTGCGCAAATTTTCACGACGGGAGCTTTCTCCTTCTCCGCAAGCTCCCTAACCGATTTAACCAGGTCGTTGTCCTCAAATAGCCCTTCCTCATCAACATTTGCAATGTACATAACGGGCTTTGCAGTTAAGAGCTGAAGTTCTTTAACAACTCTTTTTTCTCCGTCACTCAGTTCGCTTAGGAAAGGATTTATTCTCTTGCCGTTTTCTAAGATGCTTTTTAGTTTCTCGAGGGCTTCTACCTCTGCCCTTGCCCTTTTATCGCCGCTCTTTGCCTGCTTTAAAACCCTCTGGAGCCTCTTTTCTACACTCTCTAAATCCTTAAAAATCAGCTCAAGGTTTATCGTCTCAATATCCCTTAAAGGGTTAACTTTTCCATCAACATGAACGACATTTTCATCCTGGAAGCACCTAACGACGTGAGCAATAGCATCAACATTTCTAATGTTTGCAAGGAATTGATTTCCCAACCCTTCCCCTTTGCTTGCTCCTCTAACAAGGCCCGCTATATCAACAAACTCAATCGTTGTAGGAGTAATCTTTTTAGGTTTCACCAATTCAGCTATTCTGTAGAGCCTCTCATCTGGAACCTCAACAACTCCAACGTTGGGTTCAATCGTACAGAAAGGATAGTTTGCCGCTTCAGCCTTCATTGTATTCGTTAAAGCATTAAAAAGGGTTGACTTTCCTACGTTTGGTAGCCCAACAATTCCACAGTTAAATCCCATTTCTCAGCTCCTCCAATTTTGTCCAGTTCAAATTTAGTATTTTTACTGAAAATTTGCTTATAATTCTAAAAGTTAAATGAATGAACTGTAGGAGTTTCCTTTGATAGTTGAACTTTTGGAAAGGATAGGAAGAGGTGTTATCTTCTTCCTGGAGTTTTGGGGAGGGTGGTTTCTACTATCCGTCAAATCCCTATCGATTGCCTTTAAACCTCCCTTCAGGATTGAGAGGTACATATACTACTTGGCTGACATTGGAGCTAACTCATTTCCCGTTATAGCTATTACCTCATTGTTTACAGGAGGAGTTATTGCACTTGAAACCTACTCTGCCTTTCATCGATTTAACGCTGAATACATGATTGGGGCCGTTGTTGCGATTGCAATGGCAAGGGAGTTGGGGCCGGTTTTATCCTCCCTCTTAGTTACTGCCCGTTCAGGTTCTGCAATGGCCGCAGAGATTGGAACTATGAGGGTAACTGAACAGATAGATGCACTTGAGATGATGGCTGTAAATCCGATTAAGTATCTAATATCCCCAAGAGTTTATACGACAATTATTTCAACTGTTGTACTAACCCTCTTTTCAGACATTATAGGCTACATAGGTGGATACATAGTAAGCGTTTATCTTTTTGGTGTAAATAAAACACTCTACCTCAGGTATACTCAGAACCTAACTGAAATGGACGACGTTTACCACGGTCTTATAAAGGCAGCAGTTTTTGGCTTTTTACTTTCAACGATAAGCTGTTTTTACGGATACTACACAAGAGGTGGAGCAAAGGGAGTGGGAGAATCCACTACAAAGGCCGTAGTTAGTTCATCAATGGCCATTCTCATTTTTGACTACCTGATTACCTACATTTTGAGGTTGTTCAACCTATGAAAGAGGCAATAGTAGTTCGGAACTTAAGAAAGAATTTTGGGGAGAAGGTTGTTCATGACGGAGTAAGTTTCACAGTTTACGATGGTGAAGCCTTTGTGATAATGGGG
The Balnearium lithotrophicum DNA segment above includes these coding regions:
- the ychF gene encoding redox-regulated ATPase YchF → MGFNCGIVGLPNVGKSTLFNALTNTMKAEAANYPFCTIEPNVGVVEVPDERLYRIAELVKPKKITPTTIEFVDIAGLVRGASKGEGLGNQFLANIRNVDAIAHVVRCFQDENVVHVDGKVNPLRDIETINLELIFKDLESVEKRLQRVLKQAKSGDKRARAEVEALEKLKSILENGKRINPFLSELSDGEKRVVKELQLLTAKPVMYIANVDEEGLFEDNDLVKSVRELAEKEKAPVVKICAKIEAELSELPPEEKEEFLKELGLEEPGLNSVIREGYKLLNLITFFTAGEPEVKAWTVRKGTKAPQAAGKIHSDIERGFIRAEVIKYEDLIREGSLQACREKGLMRLEGKDYEVQDGDIIYFRFNV
- a CDS encoding MlaE family ABC transporter permease — protein: MIVELLERIGRGVIFFLEFWGGWFLLSVKSLSIAFKPPFRIERYIYYLADIGANSFPVIAITSLFTGGVIALETYSAFHRFNAEYMIGAVVAIAMARELGPVLSSLLVTARSGSAMAAEIGTMRVTEQIDALEMMAVNPIKYLISPRVYTTIISTVVLTLFSDIIGYIGGYIVSVYLFGVNKTLYLRYTQNLTEMDDVYHGLIKAAVFGFLLSTISCFYGYYTRGGAKGVGESTTKAVVSSSMAILIFDYLITYILRLFNL